The following nucleotide sequence is from Juglans microcarpa x Juglans regia isolate MS1-56 chromosome 6D, Jm3101_v1.0, whole genome shotgun sequence.
aaaattattatttattagtgtaATTCACCTTTTTACAAATGACTTGTAcgaaatttgtctatttaaaacttatacctAGCATTattagtaaaaattaataaatttattcagCGATCCCAAACCAATTACCAATAGAAAGCAAGAAAGTAGTGGGCCAACAATGAGAAGATTATGGCTTAAGGCCGGTGATTGTTAAACCAATTATAAATGATTCTCGATTTTTCACCTTCCACCTATAATTTGGGTTATTGTTAAATATAAGTTAGAAAATATATCCCCATGTGTACTTaaacttcttaattaattaataatgttactataaagtaataaattttatttaaaatataagatattaaaaaagtacttaTGTAGTTAATTAAACCACTTTTAGTTATTCTAATCCATGTCCTTttgtacataataaaataattacaaatcaaTGATACgatcttaatgattaagaatttgataaaaatcaataaacaaataTCTTTGGACTTCTTTAATACTGATTTGACCATACCCTTCATCCTTAGAGCTGGTTTGGATGCTGTGTTAACATCTCATACATGTAAACATCCAAGTACTAAAATCATTAccaactaattattaatttattataacttttcaaactttcaaataaaatataaaaaataatttaattttttcaaatctcaaaataaaaattatatttaaaagttatattcaaacaatattttaactatataataactttattcaagttttttctctctcatctcccaaaactctataaacattttaattaaaaatattcactaatatttacagatttttcatctcatctcatctcaacatttaaacgaGTTGGAAGAGCTCATAACTAATAGGTTTTAACCATATCACAGGCCCAACTTATAAGAAGGAAGTCATAATTTTGCGTGTTGTTATCACAAATAGAAACGTTTGGTCTACAAAGAAATCTTACAAAATGAAACttacaaaatgatatatatatatatatatataatttggtaCAATATgtaagattgtaaatatttttttattgtaaaataaatctaacttaATCACATAAGCCACGTCACTTAGtaatttttaagatttcttTATATATCTAGCACTTATCatagttatatatattctattcaatcataagtaaaaaaataacgATCGAAGAATAAAACAGTTTTGCATAGTACTGCATGATAAGAACAAaatgttcaaaaataaaaacaattaatatttaGTAGTATCTTGTTTTATTGGTTGTGAGGGATAatataaaggattttttttaagatttttcaatTGCGGTTcaaattctgaatctgattaATTAAATctgttcttaaaaaaaaaaaaaaaaaaacacatattatATAGTACTGCATGTTGTTAATTTGGTTAGTCCAATGGTAAGTTAAGATTAAAGATCGACTAATTTCTAGATCAGATGGGTACTATAGATTAGAGTAATCAGAAAATCAAAGAGTTTATCAAAATGGTTAATTGcaaaatcagtatttaaattctcacatttttataattagagACCTCAGTTTTTAACTTTCACAAAATGAATACCTACACTTCGAAAAACTCACAATTAGTACCTTAATTATTTGTCTTCCATTAGAAAATTAACATGAGGATTGTCGCGTTTCATCAATATGGCATGTGTTCAAGTTAGACCGACATGTGTGTCACCTCCTTCTACTTTTGTAGAAGAAGATTGAAGGAGTTGGATATAAATCTAAATGCATTCttcttgaaattcaaatatcaattttgcgaaatttaaaaatttattattcaaattgtAAAAACGTAAAGATTCCGATGTTGATCATCTTGCAATTCAcgcttataataaaaaattttaaaccatAAGACccaaaattctatatatataatgataaggAAGAAAGGCAGGCAATAGAAATGATAAAAACCTGATCACCCATGCAATATTAATAGTACTACTGGCTCTCCTCTCTTCCCTCCCTACGTCtcgttttgtttctttaattacTTCATTTAGGGTCATGGTCCTAGTATTTAGTGATGCTGCGCCCTTGGCACCATGCTTTTTAGCTTTAATTTAATCGCCCAAAAGGAGAAAAACTTGCCAAAAAACCATCACAACCGCCTTCTTTCATGTCGAAAATGGGTTCAAACCCTCCAGGTgagatataattaattagtactttCTCTACATAGCACAAAGGGTTTAACCCTCACACTCCAAAGGGAtcgagaaaaaagaaaaagaaaagaaagagaagaaactaCTCGCATcacataccaaaaaaaaaaccatcaaaattaagaGGAGAAAAGGTGAATGAAGGTGAAGAGAGACTTGGCATGGAAGCTAGGAAGCTTAGATTGCTATTTTTATGGGCTTTGTTGCGATATTTTCAACAACGCTGAAGGCACGCATTGCGGATTTTGATGAGGTGTGGCAGAAGCGATACGAAGAATCCAAGAAGGCTTCCCTCGAGGCCTACCAGCCAAATCCAGAGAATGTTACCGATCATTTCAACGTGGAGGTCCACAAGTAATAACATATATACCTAGCAATAGACTTTTGAGGATTAATATTACTGAAATCACACGccatacatattttaatttttttaaaataaattaaaattcctactaaattaattgagttcttctactcaatATTATCCCTACACCACATAATTgctaaggaaaaaataaataaaaaagataaaaaaaatcaaagtagcTAGGTGtgtgtaaaaataataagtagaatttttctatactTTATCTGAGAATTTAAATGTTTTCGTATGCATGTGTTGTATTGTCGGTTTCTGTAATACGTACATTTTGTTCTAATTTGCTGTCCGAGAGTTTTAAGTGGAAcaaagatagatagatagatatatataatgatataatgatatgatacaaataaatattttaaacaaatgagccataaatattatatgcatgTAGGGTTCGctttataaatctatcatttttttaatttgtagctAGCCCTCAAATTTGAGCAAGAACTCGAAGACCAAAACCTTGACTCGATCGcaagttgtaattattaattagtttgcGTGCCATTGTTGTACGTACATACGTAGGGCCTTGAACGGTGCAGATGGCACAAGGAGAAATTTAGGCGGCAAAAGCTGGACGGGGCCATGCAAGGCTACAAACCCAATTGATCGGTGCTGGAGATGTCACAAAAACTGGGCTAAACGTCGCAAGAAGCTAACGAGATGTGTCCTAGGTTTCGGTCGTGGGACAACAGGAGGCAAGCATGGGAATATCTATGTGGTCACAGATCCATCCGACGGTGACCTTGTTAACCCTAAACCAGGAACCCTACGCCATGCCGTCATTCAGCCCAAGCCGCTTTGGATCATCTTTGCACACGACATGATTATTAGACTCAGCGAAGAGCTCATAATGACGAGTGACAAGACCCTCGATGGACGTGGGGCTAAGGTTCACATTGCCTTTGGTGCTCAAATTACCATTCAGTTTGTAAGAAATGTGATCATCCATGGCCTCCGCATCCATGATATAAAGGTTGGCTCTGGTGGCATGGTTAGAGATTCAGTCGATCACTATGGCTATCGCACGCGCAGTGATGGTGATGGGATCTCAATTTTTGGATCCTCCAATATTTGGATCGATCATGTTTCCATGTCGAACTGTGACGATGGATTGATTGATGCCATCTCAGGATCCACTGCCATTACCATCTCCAACTGCCACTTCACCCATCATAACGAGGTCATGAcgtttaaaattaaatctattggtttgtttattgatatattaaatacaTGATGATCTGATGTGGAAGTGATCTGATCAGTGATCACACATCAGTTTATCGTAAAGAACTATTGGTGTTTTAACTCTTTCTATGTGTGCGTTGCATATATGCAGGTGATGTTGTTTGGTGCAAGCGATGGATTCAGTGGAGATGAAGTGATGCAGATAACTCTTGCTTTCAATCACTTCGGACAGGGATTGGTACAAAGGATGCCAAGGGCAAGATGGGG
It contains:
- the LOC121234060 gene encoding pectate lyase-like, which codes for MGFVAIFSTTLKARIADFDEVWQKRYEESKKASLEAYQPNPENVTDHFNVEVHKALNGADGTRRNLGGKSWTGPCKATNPIDRCWRCHKNWAKRRKKLTRCVLGFGRGTTGGKHGNIYVVTDPSDGDLVNPKPGTLRHAVIQPKPLWIIFAHDMIIRLSEELIMTSDKTLDGRGAKVHIAFGAQITIQFVRNVIIHGLRIHDIKVGSGGMVRDSVDHYGYRTRSDGDGISIFGSSNIWIDHVSMSNCDDGLIDAISGSTAITISNCHFTHHNEVMLFGASDGFSGDEVMQITLAFNHFGQGLVQRMPRARWGFVHVVNNDYTHWLMYAIGGSQHPTILSQGNRFIAPPKAFCKEVTKRDYAPESVWKTWDWRSEGDLMMNGAFFVQSGRPIKHMRRKDAVIKAKPGSFVRRLTRFAGALNCFKHKPC